In the bacterium HR11 genome, one interval contains:
- the xynD gene encoding Bifunctional xylanase/deacetylase encodes MPGGSKRQVPMTDASVGGPSAAGPERVCFQHPTRTARRRCYRCQRWLCPRCQHRRAHHIFCGELCYWAWEVENRVRRFSDWARRHAVPIGLASLLAAGLVGAGLALRLSRHRSEGPHRSIPATPPSTRPSETPSLPMHESIRILRPAFGARLSAPRVTVEGQGPRRQSLTLWVNGEAAATTVSGEDGTFVFPDVPLVADDNLLQVQGRGPDGSEVFSPAIVVYQVADRSATGLRYVQRGPDNLLRGNPNRPEVALTFDGSFSDQDVDALIRQVEVLQLPVTVFLTGEFIDRHPEATRRLAESPWVEVGNHTLNHRHWTAYQQTRQQATLPDVTPQALQFELTETARRFRAVTGRTMAPLWRAPYGEHNAELRRWAAVLGYTHVGWTVEPGWTLDTMDWVDDPTHPMYRPASAIVRDILALAERSPHGINGGIVLMHLGSRRPAGDRMVDVLPELVRGLRQRGYTPVHVSTLLRRLRWTDRTSAEPQGRKPQPEAYTPPE; translated from the coding sequence ATGCCGGGGGGCTCGAAAAGACAGGTCCCGATGACAGACGCCTCCGTCGGAGGCCCATCCGCCGCCGGGCCGGAGCGAGTCTGCTTTCAGCACCCGACCCGGACGGCCCGCCGGCGATGTTACCGCTGTCAGCGATGGCTGTGCCCCCGGTGCCAGCATCGGCGGGCGCATCACATTTTCTGCGGGGAACTCTGCTACTGGGCCTGGGAGGTCGAGAACCGGGTCCGCCGATTTTCCGATTGGGCCCGTCGCCATGCCGTCCCGATCGGCCTCGCTTCCCTGCTGGCCGCCGGTCTGGTCGGCGCGGGCCTGGCCCTTCGACTGAGTCGCCATCGGTCCGAGGGGCCGCACCGATCGATCCCGGCGACGCCGCCCTCGACCCGTCCGTCCGAAACGCCGAGCCTCCCGATGCACGAATCCATTCGCATCCTGCGTCCGGCCTTCGGCGCCCGCCTGAGCGCGCCCCGCGTCACCGTGGAAGGCCAGGGGCCCCGCCGGCAGTCCCTAACCCTGTGGGTCAACGGGGAAGCCGCCGCGACGACCGTATCCGGGGAGGACGGGACCTTCGTCTTTCCGGACGTCCCGCTCGTCGCCGACGACAATCTCCTGCAAGTCCAGGGGCGCGGGCCGGACGGGAGCGAGGTCTTCTCGCCGGCCATCGTGGTCTATCAGGTGGCCGACCGGAGCGCCACGGGGCTTCGCTACGTCCAGCGGGGGCCTGACAACCTGCTTCGGGGCAACCCGAATCGGCCCGAGGTCGCCCTGACCTTCGACGGAAGCTTTTCCGACCAAGACGTGGACGCCCTCATCCGTCAGGTCGAGGTCCTCCAACTTCCCGTGACCGTCTTCCTGACGGGCGAATTCATCGATCGGCATCCCGAAGCCACCCGACGGCTCGCCGAGAGCCCCTGGGTCGAGGTCGGCAACCACACCCTAAACCATCGGCACTGGACGGCTTATCAACAGACCCGTCAGCAGGCGACCTTGCCGGACGTGACGCCCCAGGCCCTGCAATTTGAGTTGACCGAGACGGCCCGCCGCTTCCGGGCCGTGACGGGTCGGACGATGGCCCCCCTGTGGCGGGCGCCCTACGGAGAGCACAACGCCGAGCTCCGCCGCTGGGCCGCCGTCCTGGGGTACACTCACGTAGGCTGGACCGTCGAGCCGGGCTGGACGCTGGATACGATGGATTGGGTCGACGACCCGACGCATCCGATGTACCGTCCCGCTTCGGCCATTGTGCGGGACATCCTGGCTCTGGCCGAACGGTCGCCCCACGGGATTAACGGCGGGATCGTCCTGATGCATCTCGGGTCCCGTCGGCCGGCCGGCGACCGGATGGTCGACGTCCTCCCCGAGCTGGTCCGGGGCCTCCGCCAGCGGGGCTACACGCCGGTCCACGTGTCGACCCTCCTCCGCCGCCTGCGCTGGACCGACCGGACGTCGGCCGAACCCCAGGGCCGCAAGCCCCAGCCGGAGGCCTATACCCCGCCGGAGTGA
- the thiS gene encoding Sulfur carrier protein ThiS translates to MRLRVNGEWTEWPAPMTVADLLERLGLGGVAVGIAVAVNNEVVPRARWSETVLQDGDVVEIVRAVAGGRGVPA, encoded by the coding sequence ATGCGTCTGCGGGTCAACGGTGAGTGGACGGAGTGGCCAGCGCCGATGACGGTCGCCGACCTGCTGGAGCGCCTGGGCCTGGGGGGGGTGGCCGTCGGGATCGCCGTCGCCGTCAACAACGAGGTCGTCCCCCGGGCCCGGTGGTCCGAGACGGTCTTACAGGACGGGGACGTCGTCGAGATCGTGCGGGCCGTCGCCGGCGGTCGGGGCGTCCCGGCCTGA